A stretch of Gossypium hirsutum isolate 1008001.06 chromosome A06, Gossypium_hirsutum_v2.1, whole genome shotgun sequence DNA encodes these proteins:
- the LOC107897072 gene encoding PITH domain-containing protein 1 gives MACTHDHSCEDHDCSSNWSLYKHIDLAKVTALNEANPGSVKSVFKAWEERLNSSGERLESNEGDPELLVYIPFTSDVKIKSISVVGGADGTSPSKLRVFINREGIDFSDAQSMQPVQEWELVENLQGVLEYQTRYSKFQSVANITLHFPESFGGDTTQIHYIGFKGEATRLKRDVVATIVYEITPNPSDHKTRAETGGGLSHVE, from the exons ATGGCGTGTACGCACGACCACAGCTGCGAAGATCACGATTGTTCTTCTAATTGGTCTCTTTACAAGCACATCGACCTCGCCAAG GTTACCGCTTTAAATGAGGCTAATCCAGGAAGTGTTAAATCGGTGTTTAAGGCCTGGGAGGAGCGATTAAATTCTTCTGGg GAACGCTTGGAAAGTAATGAGGGTGATCCTGAGTTACTTGTTTACATTCC GTTTACATCAGATGTTAAGATCAAGAGTATATCAGTTGTTGGTGGTGCCGATGGAACAAGTCCTTCCAAGCTGAGAGT ATTTATAAATCGAGAAGGTATTGATTTCTCTGATGCTCAAAGCATGCAACCTGTTCAG GAGTGGGAATTGGTTGAAAATCTGCAAGGAGTGTTAGAATACCAGACAAG GTACTCAAAGTTTCAAAGTGTGGCAAATATTACATTGCATTTTCCCGAGAGTTTTGGTGGTGATACAACCCAAATTCACTACATTGGTTTTAAAGGCGAAGCCACACGG TTAAAAAGAGATGTTGTTGCAACGATTGTTTATGAAATTACGCCCAATCCTTCTGATCACAA GACCCGGGCTGAAACTGGTGGAGGACTTTCTCATGTGGAATAA